In one window of Paraflavitalea soli DNA:
- a CDS encoding SusD/RagB family nutrient-binding outer membrane lipoprotein, with product MKKQLIAIIVVIASIILNGCAKNFEDMNIDPTQFTEVTPEAALQGSFKRLNDFMDNSNFTRYWDMANLVNAGARYGTDEGGVWQNMYVNVLEPINQVKLTYGNQPDFNNRVQIARIWEAYAYSILVATFGPIPQSQANNRDYLASIKFDTEDSVYIYVLNTLKDAAAKIDISKPQDRLVYDAIYGSSATSIVNWKKFANTLRLKIALRCSKNLPQVSEQHAKEVMNDEANTITAETETTKMAYENVIGNENPHYQRFKRNSYTLDPPSMNDYLFVHFRSYKDPRIDAYFDSVPNLADRYLLRDTMPSRNDDSLRVVDYRIPHFGRPKSPAKLPGWSALNGLIDPLGQNVKVTTYSRLKGYGWGPNNQAADPSTGLLSPVQPFIILSYAESQLLKAEAAAKGWGGSKTAEQYYNEGIDANFAYWKISNAQRDAYKARDGIKWGTVGIGFTDYVSIVRADIAADPLAKIYTQQWLNYFPDQAFDVWCLQRRTRALDFSPHTNPGVAIATPWIEIPMRASYPTAVINLNPVGYQDGLDKLGGLQNDVDPLIPLKFAKQHTTKDWNAVPVAYSTRYMQKWYGNYVEDLPAAGVAYTLISTFKP from the coding sequence ATGAAAAAGCAATTAATAGCGATAATAGTTGTCATAGCATCCATCATATTGAATGGATGCGCGAAGAACTTTGAGGACATGAACATTGATCCTACCCAGTTCACCGAAGTAACACCCGAAGCTGCCCTCCAGGGATCATTTAAACGGCTGAACGACTTCATGGACAATAGCAATTTTACCCGCTATTGGGATATGGCCAACCTCGTCAATGCCGGTGCCCGCTATGGTACCGATGAAGGTGGTGTGTGGCAGAATATGTATGTAAATGTGCTGGAACCCATCAATCAGGTAAAATTGACCTATGGCAATCAGCCCGATTTCAACAACCGCGTACAGATAGCCCGCATCTGGGAAGCCTATGCGTATTCTATCCTGGTAGCCACCTTTGGACCTATACCCCAAAGCCAGGCCAACAACCGCGATTACCTGGCATCTATCAAATTCGATACGGAAGATTCCGTGTATATCTATGTGTTGAACACCTTAAAAGATGCAGCGGCTAAAATAGATATTTCCAAACCACAGGACAGGCTGGTGTATGATGCCATTTATGGCTCATCAGCTACTTCCATTGTCAACTGGAAGAAATTTGCCAATACCCTGCGCCTGAAGATAGCCTTGCGTTGCTCAAAGAACCTGCCCCAGGTATCAGAGCAGCACGCCAAAGAAGTGATGAACGACGAGGCCAATACCATCACCGCCGAAACAGAGACCACCAAAATGGCCTATGAGAATGTGATCGGTAATGAGAATCCCCACTACCAGCGTTTCAAACGCAACTCCTATACCCTCGATCCGCCATCAATGAACGATTACCTGTTTGTTCATTTCAGATCTTACAAAGATCCCCGTATCGATGCCTACTTCGATTCTGTACCCAACCTGGCCGACAGGTACCTGTTGAGAGATACCATGCCCAGCAGGAATGATGATTCCCTGCGCGTAGTGGATTACAGGATCCCTCATTTTGGAAGGCCCAAATCACCTGCCAAATTACCGGGATGGTCAGCCCTTAATGGATTGATTGATCCACTCGGACAGAACGTAAAGGTCACTACCTACTCCCGTCTTAAAGGATATGGCTGGGGCCCCAACAACCAGGCCGCAGATCCGAGCACAGGCCTTTTATCCCCCGTTCAACCTTTCATCATCCTGTCCTATGCCGAATCCCAACTCCTGAAAGCCGAAGCCGCAGCAAAGGGATGGGGTGGATCAAAAACAGCCGAACAATACTACAACGAAGGCATCGATGCCAACTTTGCTTACTGGAAAATAAGCAATGCCCAGCGCGATGCCTATAAAGCAAGGGATGGTATCAAATGGGGTACCGTAGGTATTGGCTTCACCGATTATGTAAGCATTGTACGCGCCGATATAGCCGCCGATCCCCTTGCCAAAATATACACACAGCAATGGCTCAACTATTTCCCCGACCAGGCTTTTGATGTATGGTGCCTGCAGCGCCGCACACGCGCCCTCGATTTCTCGCCACATACCAATCCCGGCGTTGCAATAGCAACCCCCTGGATCGAAATACCCATGCGTGCCAGTTATCCTACTGCCGTCATCAACCTCAATCCCGTAGGTTACCAGGATGGATTGGATAAATTGGGCGGACTCCAGAACGATGTGGATCCCCTCATCCCCTTGAAATTTGCGAAACAGCACACCACCAAAGACTGGAATGCAGTGCCCGTAGCTTACAGCACCCGCTACATGCAAAAATGGTACGGCAATTACGTAGAAGACCTGCCCGCCGCCGGTGTCGCCTATACACTCATCTCAACTTTTAAACCCTAA
- a CDS encoding glycoside hydrolase family 99-like domain-containing protein, with protein MKRNYFNILSVAIGVALLFACKKNDGPSVDDYFLNYQIPEVPVTSDYTVGAFYYSFGTFNANIKEMPTVGKYQSPNGNISPDIMKKHIDTASTGGLDYFVFQVRSVIKDVNNYRNDSVLVRRFLDANTDNKMKFAIAYNFNPGSYSLTATNMLDTSALRLDQFCKDIEKFVAWFQDANYLKVNGKTMLYIMNAHQLYTIDAKTVYNTLRSRLTALGIELYIAGMQDRWSPPARYIFRYKGGVDAIFHQSFVSNVSQYDRFYLLPQMIDQNWKYSKKYFKDSANVDYIPDISPAYNGTITNPANTNPIVGRADNGDMYKKLCNVAKMNASEATRLILIDSWNKWDEDLQLEPALSYGKRYLEITKSQFKK; from the coding sequence ATGAAAAGAAACTACTTCAATATATTATCCGTTGCTATCGGCGTAGCCCTGCTGTTTGCCTGTAAGAAAAATGATGGTCCTTCCGTCGACGATTACTTCCTCAATTATCAAATACCCGAAGTGCCCGTTACTTCCGATTATACAGTAGGCGCTTTCTATTATTCCTTTGGCACCTTCAATGCCAATATCAAAGAAATGCCTACTGTAGGTAAATACCAGTCACCCAATGGCAATATCTCCCCCGATATCATGAAGAAGCACATCGATACCGCCAGCACCGGTGGGCTCGATTACTTTGTGTTCCAGGTTCGGTCCGTTATCAAAGATGTGAACAACTATAGGAACGACTCCGTACTCGTAAGAAGGTTTCTCGATGCCAATACCGACAACAAAATGAAGTTTGCCATTGCGTACAACTTCAATCCCGGTTCCTATTCCTTAACCGCTACCAATATGCTCGACACCAGCGCCCTCAGGCTCGATCAGTTCTGCAAGGACATCGAGAAGTTTGTTGCCTGGTTCCAGGATGCCAATTACCTCAAAGTAAATGGCAAGACAATGTTGTACATCATGAATGCCCACCAGCTGTATACCATCGATGCAAAGACCGTGTACAATACCCTCCGTTCCCGCCTCACAGCCCTGGGTATTGAACTGTACATTGCAGGTATGCAGGACCGGTGGTCGCCGCCCGCCCGCTACATCTTCCGGTACAAAGGCGGTGTTGACGCTATTTTTCATCAGTCATTCGTTTCCAACGTGAGTCAATACGACCGCTTCTACCTCCTGCCCCAAATGATCGATCAGAACTGGAAATACTCAAAGAAGTATTTTAAGGATTCTGCCAACGTCGATTACATTCCCGATATCAGCCCGGCCTACAATGGCACCATCACCAACCCGGCCAATACCAACCCCATTGTAGGAAGGGCCGACAATGGCGACATGTACAAAAAGCTCTGTAATGTAGCCAAGATGAATGCCAGCGAAGCCACCCGCCTCATCCTCATCGATTCCTGGAACAAATGGGATGAAGACCTCCAGCTGGAGCCCGCATTGAGCTATGGAAAACGTTACCTGGAAATAACCAAATCACAATTCAAAAAATAA
- a CDS encoding GH92 family glycosyl hydrolase, translating into MLPSVSRRILCCFFLVSFSLTLTQAQVSGLPYIDPTIGNVGALLQPTRPTVQLPNQVMRMFPIRPDYMDDQISSFPLLVVSHRLGEAFSMKPFSKTVTVDSWKQDLTYDHDLEVTRPWYYSTYLIDEEITVEFAPGKKTGIFRFEFAPNATTKALLLDLYSNAGTGWKLTDGKEVEAMEIYHGDIKIYLYGVLNAKGTAHTVTNNQLGVVQTGSASSNKTMISFPAGTPGKIEFRYAVSYISPEQAKKNFSQELSNTTFDQLKTAGEKAWASVINQIQVEGGTTAQKRTFYSALYRCYERMVDITEDNRYYSGFDKKIHDTKRPFYVDDWSWDTYLAHHPLRTILNPAQEEDMLDSYVHMYEQSGWMPTFPVLFGDHACMNGFHSSVTFLDAHRKGLKNFNLAKAYEGMKKNANEATMIPWRNGPKTVLDDIYHTRGFFPALHPGEKETVSLVHPFEKRQAVAVTLGAAYDDWAVGELAKDMGNQSDYKFFNARGNNYKNLWSDKEQLFMPKDSAGNWININPKIDGGKGGRDYYDENNGWTYLWQVQHDVEGLKKLLGGTDAFEQKLDQLFREGLGFSRYVFWNMFPDATGNVGQYSMGNEPSFHIPYLYNFTQSPWKTQKRIRFLLDTWFKDNVFGIPGDEDGGGMTAFVVFSAMGFYPVTPGLPVYTIGSPVFEKTTINLKDGKKFTLIANKASAVNKYIQSAKFDGKPLTTPWFTHAQLMAGGKLELEMGPKPNKAWGVSTAQSRGF; encoded by the coding sequence ATGTTACCATCAGTAAGCCGCCGTATCCTTTGCTGTTTTTTCCTGGTTTCTTTTTCACTGACCCTTACCCAGGCCCAGGTCTCAGGTCTCCCTTACATCGATCCAACCATCGGTAATGTTGGTGCATTATTGCAACCAACCAGACCTACTGTGCAATTGCCCAACCAGGTCATGCGCATGTTTCCCATACGACCCGATTATATGGACGATCAGATCAGCAGCTTTCCCCTGCTGGTCGTGTCCCATCGTCTGGGAGAGGCCTTTTCCATGAAACCTTTCAGCAAAACCGTCACCGTTGACAGCTGGAAACAAGACCTCACCTACGATCATGACCTGGAAGTAACACGCCCCTGGTATTATTCCACCTACCTCATCGATGAGGAGATCACCGTGGAGTTTGCACCCGGCAAAAAAACAGGCATCTTCCGTTTTGAGTTTGCTCCAAATGCTACCACAAAAGCCCTCTTGCTCGATCTGTATAGTAATGCAGGAACTGGCTGGAAACTTACCGATGGTAAAGAGGTCGAGGCCATGGAAATCTACCACGGCGATATCAAAATATACCTCTATGGTGTGTTGAATGCAAAGGGTACAGCCCATACCGTCACCAACAACCAACTGGGTGTTGTTCAAACCGGCAGTGCGTCATCCAACAAAACAATGATCAGTTTCCCTGCCGGCACTCCTGGTAAAATTGAGTTCAGGTATGCCGTATCCTACATCAGCCCCGAACAGGCAAAAAAGAACTTCAGCCAGGAACTGTCCAACACCACCTTCGATCAGTTGAAGACTGCCGGCGAAAAAGCCTGGGCATCCGTCATCAACCAGATACAAGTAGAAGGCGGCACCACTGCCCAAAAAAGAACCTTCTACTCAGCCCTCTACCGTTGTTATGAAAGGATGGTCGACATTACCGAAGACAACCGGTATTACAGTGGCTTTGATAAAAAGATACACGATACCAAACGCCCTTTCTATGTAGACGATTGGTCATGGGATACCTACCTGGCCCATCATCCCTTAAGGACCATCCTCAACCCCGCACAGGAAGAAGATATGCTCGATTCATACGTGCACATGTATGAGCAAAGCGGCTGGATGCCTACCTTTCCCGTGTTGTTTGGCGACCATGCCTGCATGAATGGTTTCCATTCTTCCGTTACCTTCCTCGATGCCCACCGCAAGGGATTGAAGAATTTCAACCTGGCCAAAGCCTATGAAGGCATGAAGAAGAATGCCAACGAAGCCACTATGATCCCCTGGCGCAATGGTCCCAAAACCGTACTCGATGATATCTACCATACCAGGGGATTCTTCCCCGCCCTCCATCCCGGTGAAAAGGAGACCGTTTCCCTTGTCCATCCTTTTGAAAAACGCCAGGCCGTGGCCGTTACCCTGGGCGCAGCTTATGATGATTGGGCAGTAGGAGAGTTGGCAAAAGATATGGGCAACCAGTCCGATTACAAATTCTTCAACGCACGCGGCAACAATTACAAGAACCTGTGGAGCGATAAAGAGCAGCTCTTCATGCCCAAAGATTCTGCCGGCAACTGGATCAATATCAATCCCAAGATAGATGGCGGTAAAGGCGGCCGCGATTATTATGATGAGAACAATGGCTGGACCTATCTTTGGCAGGTTCAGCACGATGTGGAAGGATTGAAGAAATTACTGGGCGGCACTGATGCTTTTGAGCAAAAGCTCGATCAGCTGTTCCGCGAAGGACTGGGCTTCAGCAGGTACGTATTCTGGAATATGTTTCCCGATGCCACCGGCAACGTAGGACAATATTCCATGGGCAACGAACCTAGCTTTCATATTCCTTACCTCTACAACTTCACCCAATCACCCTGGAAGACCCAGAAGCGTATTCGCTTCCTGCTCGACACCTGGTTTAAGGACAATGTGTTTGGCATTCCCGGTGATGAAGATGGGGGAGGGATGACAGCTTTTGTAGTATTTTCTGCTATGGGATTTTATCCCGTTACACCCGGCTTGCCGGTATACACCATCGGTAGCCCCGTGTTTGAGAAGACCACCATCAACCTGAAGGATGGAAAGAAGTTTACCCTGATCGCCAACAAAGCATCTGCCGTAAACAAATACATCCAAAGCGCGAAGTTCGATGGCAAGCCCCTCACCACACCCTGGTTTACCCATGCCCAATTAATGGCTGGTGGTAAACTGGAACTGGAAATGGGTCCCAAACCCAACAAAGCCTGGGGCGTTTCCACAGCACAAAGCCGTGGATTCTAA